In Miscanthus floridulus cultivar M001 chromosome 5, ASM1932011v1, whole genome shotgun sequence, one genomic interval encodes:
- the LOC136453158 gene encoding uncharacterized protein — MTERRPIYREPGKPRRPPRSQGSGKFSVPLWEKKFCSDACAIPWAKLCETKRLMSLYKSVVDWDDSAALEAFNDAKARFCAVYHGQHYDIPLPDPNMFIDIVNPDEYVDPELVADLEKSRRCVPRKDNGVPDVWDSFIFSDKPVPVTGWGDTETSFTHGQQLSANWDNQLKHTVEANKQMSANWDYSVKQPAQTIDQQNSGNWEVYEEQQDQTSSWGEQTNPCITNWIMRDGSQGAWKHDYSWAPAAIQTDPWDNHQGSYEVPDSQGVSYGHWTHWRRRNNDLGRRNTRNRGGPISSKPMKSKYQTDEHNGANNGWRNCRVRNDMHYYSYEQADYTKHSLAM, encoded by the coding sequence GCAGTGGAAAATTTTCAGTTCCGTTGTGGGAAAAGAAATTTTGCAGTGATGCTTGTGCTATCCCCTGGGCTAAACTGTGTGAGACCAAGAGATTGATGTCTCTGTACAAAAGTGTGGTTGATTGGGATGACTCAGCTGCATTAGAAGCCTTCAATGATGCAAAAGCGCGCTTCTGTGCTGTATATCATGGTCAACATTATGATATCCCTTTGCCTGACCCAAACATGTTTATCGATATAGTCAACCCAGATGAATATGTTGATCCTGAATTGGTGGCTGATCTGGAGAAATCACGTCGTTGTGTTCCCAGAAAAGATAATGGTGTTCCTGATGTCTGGGACTCTTTTATTTTCTCTGACAAGCCAGTTCCAGTTACAGGATGGGGTGACACGGAGACCAGCTTCACTCATGGCCAGCAGCTCTCTGCAAACTGGGACAATCAGTTAAAACACACAGTTGAAGCAAATAAGCAGATGTCGGCAAATTGGGATTATTCTGTCAAGCAACCTGCTCAAACAATTGATCAGCAAAACTCAGGGAACTGGGAAGTGTATGAGGAACAGCAGGATCAAACCAGCAGCTGGGGGGAGCAGACGAATCCTTGCATTACCAACTGGATCATGAGGGATGGCTCCCAGGGTGCTTGGAAGCATGATTACAGCTGGGCTCCTGCAGCTATTCAGACTGATCCATGGGACAACCATCAAGGTAGCTATGAGGTGCCTGACAGCCAGGGTGTGTCATATGGACACTGGACTCACTGGAGAAGGCGAAACAATGACTTGGgtagaagaaacaccaggaataGAGGAGGCCCCATCAGCTCAAAGCCAATGAAATCAAAGTACCAAACGGATGAACACAATGGTGCAAACAATGGTTGGAGGAACTGCCGAGTAAGGAATGACATGCATTATTACTCCTATGAGCAAGCTGATTATACCAAGCATTCATTAGCTATGTGA